Genomic DNA from Mycolicibacterium helvum:
CACCTTCGGTGAATTCGTCGATATCGCCGTCATGGAAGTCGAATCGGGGCTACCCTCTACCCCTTGACGGCCGGGGGCTCGCGAGAGGCGAGGGGGTGGCGCGACGTGGTGGTTGTCGCGAACCCTGCCGCCACTGGCCTGCGCGAACTGAAGAAACAACGAACCCGCGCGACGCTCATCGAGGTGGCCATCCATCTGTGCATCGAGCAGGGCTACGACAACACGACCGTCGAGCAGATCGCCGCGGGCGCCGAGATCGCCCCGCGCACCTTCAGCCGGTATTTCTCGAGCAAGGAAGCCGTGATTGTCGCCATCCTCGGCGAGGTCGCCGACGATGTGGCCGCCTGCTACGCCAGGCAGCCGACCGACATCACCCAATACGAGGCCCTGGCTCGCGCTCATCTCGAGACCTTCCGCAGCCCGCAGTACGGCGACCCGAATTCGACGGCCTTCGAACGGATGCGACTGTTGCTGACGATCGTGAACTCCGCCCCGGCGATCGGGCTGGGCCCGTTCATGTTCCGCACGGACGGGTTTCATGACGACGCGATCGATGTCGCGGCGCGGCGGATGGGTGTGCCCGCGGGTCACCCGACCATCCGCCTCTTGTTCGACACCTGGGCGGTGGTGATGGGGGTGGCCTGTCACGGCCTCGGCGCCCCGGGCGGCCCGCCGGTCGAGCCCGAGGTCCTGTGCAGCCGGATCGAGTCGGTGTACGGCCTTTTCACCCGGCTCTGGAGGCCGTGGCCTACCCCGCGCCAACCCCCCGCGGGCGTAGCGGCAGAATAACGACTACCTTCACCTAGTACGGACGCCGCTGCCGGCGTCGAAGAGCTCAGAAGGGGTTCCTGTGGCCGCAACCGACGAGACCGCCACCCTGAAGTACCCGGGCGGCGAGTTGGATCTGGACGTCGTGCACGCGACGGAGGGGTCTGACGGAATCGCCTTGGGCTCGTTGCTGGCCAAGACCGGCTACACCACGTTCGATCAGGGTTTTGTGAACACCGCGTCGACGAAGAGCGCTATCACCTATATCGACGGTGACGCCGGCATCCTGCGTTATCGCGGGTACCCGATTGATCAGCTCGCCGAGAAGTCGACCTTCATCGAGGTGAGCTACCTCCTGATCTACGGCGAGCTGCCGACGACCGAGCAGTTGGAGAAGTTCACCACCCAGATCCAGCGGCACACCCTGCTGCACGAGGACCTCAAGCGGTTCTTCGACGGTTTTCCGCGCAACGCCCATCCGATGCCGGTGCTGTCCAGCGCGGTCAACGCGCTCTCGGCCTACTACCAGGACTCGCTGGATCCGCTGGACAACGAGCAGGTCGAGCTGTCGACGATCCGGCTGCTGGCCAAGATGCCGACGATCGCGGCCTATGCCTACAAGAAGTCGGTCGGCCAGCCCTTCCTCTACCCGGACAACTCGCTGACCCTGGTGGAGAACTTTCTGCGGATGACCTTCGGTTTCCCCGCCGAGCCCTACGAGGTGGATCCCGAGATCGTCCGCGCGCTGGACATGCTGCTGATCCTGCATGCCGATCACGAACAGAACTGCTCGACCTCGACGGTCCGGCTGGTTGGTTCCTCGCAGGCCAACCTGTTCACCTCGATCTCCGGTGGTATCAACGCGCTGTGGGGCCCGCTGCACGGCGGCGCCAACCAGGCGGTGCTGGAAATGCTCGAGAAGATCCGCGCCGGTGACGATGACGTGCAGACCTTCGTCAAGAAGGTCAAGAACCGCGAAGACGGTGTGAAGCTGATGGGCTTCGGGCATCGGGTCTACAAGAACTACGACCCGCGGGCGCGCATCGTCAAGGAACAGGCCGACAAGATCCTGGGCAAGCTCGGCGGCGACGACGAGCTGCTGGACATCGCCAAGCAGCTCGAAGAGATCGCACTCACCGACGACTTCTTCATCGAGCGCAAGCTCTACCCGAACGTCGATTACTACACCGGCGTGATCTACCGCGCGATGGGCTTCCCGACTCGGATGTTCACCGTGCTGTTCGCCCTGGGCCGGCTGCCGGGCTGGATCGCGCACTGGCGGGAAATGCACGACGAGGGCAGCAGCAAGATCGGCCGTCCGCGCCAGATCTACACCGGCTACACCGAGCGCGACTACGCCCCCATCGACGGGCGCTAGCTTTTTCTTTCCCGCCCACATCGGCATTTGGGCGGGAAAGGTCGAGTGATCTTCGCCATTTCGTCGATTTCGACGCGGTCCCTGCTTGACCTTCGAACGATTGTGGTTTCACAATAGTTGTGTGATTACAACTGTCGGTGAGCTCAGCGCGCGGCGCAAGACCATCATCTTGGCGACCTGCTGTCTGAGCCTGCTGATCGTGTCGATGGACGCGACGATCGTCAACGTCGCGATCCCCGCGATCCGCTCCGACCTGCACGCCTCGCCGTCCCAGCTGCAATGGGTCATCGACATCTACACCCTGGTGCTGGCGTCGCTGCTGATGCTGTCGGGTGCGACCGGCGACCGGTTCGGCCGCCGCCGGGTGTTCCAGATCGGCCTGGCCGCCTTCGCGCTGGGCTCGCTGTTGTGCAGTCTGGCGCCGGACATCGACACGCTGATCGGCGCTCGGCTGATCCAGGGGCTCGGCGGATCGATGATGAATCCCGTTGCACTGTCCATCATTTCGCAGATCTTCGTCGGGCGGGTGGAGCGTGCCCGTGCGCTGGGCCTGTGGGGTGCGGTGGTCGGCATCTCGATGGCGCTCGGTCCGATCGTGGGTGGTTTCCTGATCCAGGCGATCAGCTGGCGCGCGGTGTTCTGGATCAACCTGCCGATCTGCGCGGCGGCGCTGATCCTCACGGCGATCTTCGTGCCCGAGAGCAAGTCGGCCACCATGCGCGGCATTGATCCGATCGGCCAGTTGCTGGCCGTGCTGGCGTTGTTCGGCGCGGTGTTCGTGCTCATCGAGGCGCCGGGGATGGGCTGGACGAATCCACGCATTCTTGCCATCGCCGCGGCTGCGGCATTGGCCCTGCTGGGCTTCCTGCGCTACGAGTCGCGCCGGAAGGACCCCTTCATCGATCTGCGGTTCTTCCGCAGCATTCCGTTCTCGTCGGCTACGGTCACTGCCGTGTGCGCCTTCGCCGCCTGGGGGGCCTTCCTATTCATGATGTCGCTCTATCTGCAGGGCGAGCGCGGCTACTCCGCCGCCCACACCGGCCTGATTTACCTGCCGATCGCGATCGGCGCCCTGTTCTTCTCGCCGCTGTCGGGTCGGTTGGTCGGCCGGTTCGGCGCACGCCCGTCACTGCTGGTGTCGGGGATCATGATCACCGCTGCGTCGGTGATGCTGGCATTCCTCACCGCCACGACCCCGGTCTGGGCGATCCTGGCGATCTTCGCGGTTTACGGAATCGGCTTCGGCATGGTCAACGCGCCGATCACGAACGCCGCGGTGAGCGGTATGCCCCGAGACCGGGCCGGCGCCGCCTCCGCGGTGACCTCCACCAGTAGACAAGTCGGCGTGAGTATCGGTGTAGCGCTGTGTGGTTCGGTCGCAGGCTCGGCAATGGCGGTCGCCGGGGCGGACTTCACCGCAGCGGCCCGGCCGCTGTGGTGGGTCAGCATCGGGCTGGGTGTGGTGATCACCGTGCTGGCCGTCGTGTCGACGTCCGGGCGCGCGAGGTTGTCCGCGCAACGGCTGGCCCCGCTGATCGACGCCGATCGAATCGAGCCTGCCCGTGTCGCGTAATCCGGTGGCCGATCAGGTGTGGCGGTCGATGTCGAGCCTGGTGCTGGACAACAAGGACGGCTGGCGTCGCGCGGTGGTGGACCGAACTGGATTGCCGTTCAGCAGGATTCGGATCCTACGCCGACTCGCGTCGCGGCCGATGACCGTCAAGGAGGTCGCTGAGGCGGCCACCATCGACGCCCCGGCCGCAACAGTGGCGGTCAACGATCTGGAGGCGCGCGGCCTGGTGGTCCGCCAACCGCATCCGGACAACCGGCGCTGCAAGCTGGTGTCGCTGACCGAGTCGGGCCGCGACGTCATCGCCGTGCTGGACGAGACCGACGATCCGGCCCCCGAGAGGCTGGCCGCACTGGACGACCAGGATCTTCAGATGTTGCGGACGATCCTGGCGCGCCTGATCAGCTGAGGTAGCCCTCGACTTCGTCGCCGGGTCGCACGCTGGCGCCGCTGGGGTCGCCGCCGGTCTCGCGCAGCGCCCGACGCTGGCGAAGCAGGTCCCAGCACTGATCGAGCTCGACCTCGATGGCCCGCAGGCGCGTGTTCTCCTCCGACTCGTCGATCTGTCGATTTACCAAGCGTTCACGCAGTTCGCGCTCCTGGGCCACGAGGTCGTGGATGCGGGCGAGTGTTTCGTTGTCTGATGCCACGGCTCCAGTGTGCCCGAGGTTGCGCTCGTCAGAACGGCGAAGCGATAGCTTCGTCAGAATGGCGCTGACAGCACCGCGGCGAACTCGGTGCAGAACCAGTCGACATCGGAACTCGAGAAGACCAGCGGCGGGCGGATCTTCAGCACATTGCCGTCCCGGCCGCAGACCGAGATCAACACCCGGCGTTCCCGCATGGCGTTGACCAGCGCCCGCGCACCCGCCCGATCCGGTGCACCGGTCTCGGCGATGACCTCGACACCGACGTAGAGGCCGGTGCCGCGCACATCGCCGATCCGCGGATGCTCGGCGCCGAGCCGGGCCAGTTCGGTGCGCAGCTGGGTGCCCACCTCACCGGCGTTGCGCATCAACTTCTCGTCCTCGATGACGTCCAGGACGGCCGCGGCGGCGGCGACTGTCACCGGGTTGCCGCCGAAGGTGTTGAAGTATGGGACTTCGCGGGCGAAGGCGTCGAGGATGTCGCTGCGGGCCGCCATCGCGGCGATCGGCAGCCCGTTGCCCATCGGCTTGCCCATCGTCACCAGGTCAGGGACGACACCGTGGCGCAGGAAGCCCCACATCGCCTCGCCGGTGCGGGCGAACCCGGGCTGGACTTCGTCGGCGATGAAAACCCCGCCTGCGCGGTGGACCGCAGCCACCGCGGGAGCCAGCACCGAGGGGTCGGGGTAGATGCCGTCGGAGGAGAAGATGGTGTCCACGATCAGGGCGGAAAATCCGACACCGGCGGCCGTCAGGTCGGCGATGGCGGCGACGACGTCGTCGGTGAACCGCGCGGCCAGCTCGCCCGACGTGATCCGGTAGCTGTCCGGCGGGGGGATCGCGCGGACGTGTTGACCGAGCACGGTCGCCCCGCCGATGGACGGCGAGATCGCGGTGACCGCCGCGGTGTTGCCGTGGTAGGCGTCGCTGGTGACTATGACACCCGTTGCACCCGTGTGCATTTCGGCGACACGCAGGGCCAGGTCGTTGGCCTCTGACCCGGTGCATGCATACATCACCTGATCGATCTGCTCGGGCATCGTGTCGAGCAACCGTTGGCTGTAGTCGACGATGCCGCCGTGCAGATAGCGGGTGTGAGTGTTCAGGGTGGACAGTTGCCTGTTGACGGCTTCCACCACGTGTGGGTGACAGTGGCCGACGCTGGCGACGTTGTTGTAGGCGTCGAGATAGCAAGCGCCGTCGGCGTCGTAGAGCCGGGTGCCCTCACCGCGGACCAGGTGTACCGGCCGCTGATAGAACAGCCGGTAGGCCGGCCCCAGCATGCGGTCACGGGCCGCGATCAACGATTCGGTGGCGGGATCGACCGGGTGATCCGCGGAATAGCTGTTGGAATCCATGATGTTCGAGAAACTCATAGCGCTATTCCTTCGCCTCGTTGACGCGACCCGTGACTGTATTGACTAGCGTTCGTGTGCTTCTTCGAGCACCGTCCGGCCCAGCTCCGAATAGCGCTGCGGCGACTTATATTTCAGTACCACCGCCAGCAGTATGCCGCCGATGCCGACCACCACCACCACGTACGGTATCGCGGCGAAGACCCAGTCGGAGGCGGCGGTGCCCGCTGCGAACGACGCGTTCTTGGCGAGCAGGTAGATCACGTAGAGCATGCCGAGTCCACCCAGTAGCGGCGCAAGGAAGGTGCGGAACCAGTTGGCAGTCTCGGGGTGATTCTTGCTCACATGGAAGTAGGCGATCACCGCGAACGCGGCCAGCGCCTGCACGAGCATGATCGCGGTGGTGCCGAGCAGTGCCATCAGCCCGTACAGCCCGGTGTAGGGGTCACGGCCGGTCAGGGCGAAGAACAGCACCACGACGGTGGCGAAACCGGTCTGCACGAAACCGGCGATGTGCGGTGAGCCGTGCGACGGGTGGGTGGCGCCGATCGTCTTACGCATACCGGGGACAACGTTCTCCCGGCCGATCGCGTAGATGTAACGGGCGGCGCAGTTGTGGAACGCCATACCGCAGGCGAATGAACCGGTCATCAGCAGGATCTTGAACAGATCGACAGCCCAGGTGCCAAGATGCGCCCCGACCGGGCCGAAGAAGATGTCACCGGCCGTCGTCGAATCCTGGGCCAGCGCAACGGCATTCTGCGGTCCGGTGCCCACGATCGCCAGCCACGAGATGATGACATAGAACACGCCGATCCCGATCACCGAGCTGATCACCGCGATCGGGATGATCTTCTTCGGGTTCTTGGACTCCTCGCCATACATCGCGCTCGACTCGAAACCGACCCACGACCAGAACGCGAAGAACAGGCCGATGCCAGCCGAGCCGGCCACTGTGATCATGCTGCCGTCGGTGCCGGCGACCGCACCAGACAGGTTCTGAAATGCGTTGAGCGGGTTGAGTGATCCCCACGACCAGCCCTGCGGCCCACCGCCGGTGAACAGCACCGACAGCGCCATCAGCGAGAGCATGACGATCTCGGTGATCAGGAACACCCCCAGCACCCGGGCGGCGACGTTGATGTCGAAGTAGGTCAGCAGGGCATTGATCGCGAGCATCGCGATCGCGAACACGATCCACGGGATGTTCACGTGGAAAAGGGAATTGAACGTGTCGTTACCGAAGAAGGCGAAGATCCCGATCAGCGACGCCTCGAAAACCATGTAGGCCATGGCGGTCAGGAAGCCGGCGCCGAGCCCGACGATTCGGCCCAGGCCGTGCGAGATGTACCCGTAGAAGGCCCCGGTCGCGGTGATGTGCTTGCTCATCGCGGCGTAGCCGATCGCGAACAGCGTCAACACGATGGTGGCGACGAAATACCCGGCGGGGGCGTAGACACCGTTGCCGAATCCGACCGCGATCGGAACGTTGCCGACCATCGCGGTGATCGGTGCAGCGGTGGCGACTGCCATGAACAGGACGCCGATCAGCCCGACGGCATTGGGTTTGAGCCGCTGGACGGTATCGGTGCTCGCCGTGGCGGGCGGATCGATGATGTCGCTCATAGTGTGAATATCCCGTCTCGAACGTGACTGGGGGTCGCGCTCGCCTTTTGGTCTGGTTCAGTTGGTCTGGTTTAGCCCGGGTGCATATGTACCCGGGGAGCGAGGGCAATGTCGACAACGGCTCTGTGGTGCGACGACGACATTGTTACCCCCGCCAGATCGCCTGGTCAACAGGAACAATCGGGTAAATGTCGGCCGAATGTTTCGGCCGTGTTTCCCTGGGCCCGGCAACGAAACAACGGCGTTAAAACTGCCGATTTGGTCTGCTCGTTGAACGGTTATGGTCCACACTGAGCGCATGCCGGGACTGCCGCCGACCCATGAGTTGTTCGCGCGCGCTGCCCTGGCCGCCTACGGCCGCAACAGCGAGACGCCGCTGCGGCTGCTCAGCCTCTCCGAGAACGCCACTTACCTGGTCGACGACGACAAGCCCATCGTGTTGCGCGTGCATCGTCCCGGTTATCACTCGCTGGAGGCGATTCGCTCGGAGCTGGCGTGGATGCAGGCGCTGCGCACCGAAACCCCAGTTGCCACGCCGGAAGTGATCGAAGCCCGCGACGGTGCCGACGTCGTGGTCGCCGAGGTCGACGGCGCTGCGCTGCACGTCGACGCGGTGACGTTCGTGGCAGGCTGCACGGCGGAGGAGGATCCCGAGGCCGTCGGATTCGACGAACTCGGCCGGCTAACCGCCGTCATGCACGAACACGCGCGCAACTGGACGTTGCCCGGTGACTTCACCCGGTTCCGCTGGGATCTCGAGACGATCCTCGGCCCGCAGGCCCGTTGGGGTAACTGGCGCTTGGCGCCCGGCCTGACCGACGCCGACCGGGCCCTGATCCAGCGCGCTGCCGACCAGATCACCGCGAAGCTGACCGACTTCGGCTGCGCGCCAGATCGGTTCGGCCTGGTGCACGCCGATCTCCGGCTGGCCAATCTGATGGTCGACCCGACAGACGCAGCGGGTGGGATCACCGTGATCGACTTCGATGACTGCGGATGGTCGTGGTACCTGGCCGATCTCGGGGCGGCGGTGTCGTTCATCGAGGACACCCCGGCCGGTGAGCGCATCATCGCCGAGTGGCTCACTGGCTACTTCGAAGCCGGGTCATTCTCCGCCGATCACCTTGCGCTGATTCCGTCATTCGTGATGATGCGTCGAATCATGCTCACTGCCTGGATCGCATCCCACCACGACGCCGACGCGGCGATCGGTGTCGGCGAGCAGTTCGCGCCCGACACCGCGCAGCTGGCGCATCGGTATCTAGAAGACCGCACGTGGTTGCAGGATGCGATCTTCGGGTCGCGGGTCTGAATCACGGCATAGCAGAGAGGATTGCACGTGTTTGATCTGCAGTCGACGGCGGTTCTGGTGACTGGCGGCAGCAAGGGCATCGGGCGAGGTATCGCCGCTGTGTTCGCCACCGCTGGAGCCAACGTGGCGATCGCCGCGCGGTCAGCGGCCGAACTCGACACGGCGGTGGCTGATTTGGCGACGCTGGGCACCGGGAAGGTGATCGGCGTGCAGGCCGACGTGACCGACCCGGTGGCCTGTGCCGGCCTGGCCGCCCAAGTGCTGGATGCGTTCGGCGGTATCGATGTCGTGTGCGCCAATGCCGGCATCTTCCCCGAGGCGCCGCTGACCACCATGACCCCGGCGCAGCTGGCCGAGGTCCTCGACGTCAACGTCAAGGGCAACGTCTTCACCGTTCAGGCCTGCCTGGACGCGCTGATCGCCTCCGGGCGTGGTCGGGTGATCTTGACCTCGTCGATCACCGGGCCGATCACCGGATTTCCGGGCTGGTCGCATTATGGGGCGTCGAAGGCCGCGCAGCTGGGGTTCATGCGCACGGCCGCGATCGAACTGGCTCCGCACGGGATCACCGTGAACGCGGTGCTTCCGGGCAACATCTTCACCGAAGGCCTGGCCGATATGGGCGAGGAGTACATCGCGGGCATGACCCGCGCGATCCCGGCCGGCGCGCTGGGCAAGCCCGAGGACATCGGTCACCTCGCCGCGTTCCTGGCCACGGTCGAGGCCGGCTACATCACCGGCCAGGCCATCGCCGTCGACGGCGGACAGGTGCTGCCGGAGTCTCCGGATGCGGTGCGCCTCTAGGCCGATGGAAGAGTCGGAGGGGGGCCCGATAGCCGAGGATGTGCGACGGCGCATCCTCTCGATGCTGGCGCAGGGCACGCTGCGGCCCGGCTCGCGGTTGGGCACCGAACGTGAAATGGCCGATCGCTTCGAGGTTTCCCGGTCCACCCTGCGCAGCGCGCTGTTGCCGTTGAGCCGCGCTGGAGTACTGGAGCGGCGGACCGGCCGCAACGGGGGCACCTTCGTCCGCGCTGACGTGGTGGAACGCAACGCCGCCGAGTTGGCCGGCCTGCCGGCCCGGTTACGCAGCGGCGGTCACACCAGCGCCACCCGCGTGTTGTCCACCGATCGCCGGCCGCCCACTCCGGCGGAGGCCGCTGCGCTGGAAATCGGCGATCACCGAGAGGTTTTCGCGATTCGCAGGCTGCGCTACGCCGATGGGGTACCGCTGTCGGTTGACTTTTCCTGCTTCGTCGCCGACCACGTCGTCGATCTGCTGGAGCAACCACTGGGCGGCTCGCTCTACGAGTTGTTCGCCGTCCGTTACGGCCTGGTGCCCGCCACGTCCAGCGAGACCATCGAGGTCGTCAGCGCTAGCCCTCGGGAGGCGCAGTGGCTCGGAGTTGCGCACCGGCGCCCGCTGGTGGCGATCACCCGGGTCACCCGCGATGCTGCCGATCGGCCCTTCGAATACGCCTACGACCTCTTCCGCGCCGACCGGGTCCGGTTGACGGCGACGACGTCGACGGTCACCGCACGGGAACGCCGCGGCACGGACGGCCGGGTGGAACGCTCGGTCAGCAGCGCCTGAGGCGCTAATGTGAGTGCGGTGACGACCAAACCCGCGATCGAATTCCCCGACGGCCCGGCGCCCACCGAACTGGTCATCAAAGACCTGGTGGTCGGCGACGGCGATGAGGCCACCCCCGGTGCCGTCGTGGATGTCCACTATGTGGGTGTCGAGTACGACACCGGTGAAGAGTTCGATAGCTCGTGGAATCGCGGGGAGTCCATTTCCTTCCCGCTGCGCGGGCTGATCCAGGGCTGGCAGGACGGTATTCCGGGCATGAAGGTTGGCGGTCGGCGTCAGCTGACGATCCCGCCCGAGCAGGCCTACGGCCCGGCCGGCTCCGGACATCAGCTGTCCGGCAAGACGCTCATTTTCGTCATCGACCTGCTGGCCACCCGCTAGCCGTGCATTCGCCGAGCGCGGTGCACTGTCGGCGTGTGTAATGCCGGTGTGAGTAGCCAACCGCGCACTGCGATTGTCACCGGCGCATCCGGGGGGATCGGTTCGGCGATCGCCGCGATGCTGCACGAGGAGGGTTTCGACCTCACCCTGGTCGGGCGCGATCCGGGCAAGCTGGCGGCGGTGGCGTCGGCGCTCCAGGAGGGGCCGCCGGTGCGCACTCTGGCCGGGTCGTTGGCCGAGGACGCGTTCCTCGACCAGATCGTTGAGGACCACGCCGTGCGGCACGGCTCGCTGGATCTGCTGGTGAACAACGCCGGCGTCGCGGGAAACCGGACCGTCGGCGAGATCACCGCGGACTTTCTCGACGAGCAGCTGGCGCTGAACCTGCGCGCGGTGATACTGCTGACCAGTAAATGCCTCCCGTTACTCAAGGCGGCTGTGCAGGAGCGTAAATCGGCACAGGTCGTCAACATCGCCTCGAACGCCGGTAAGCGGGGCGAGGCGAGCTTGGCGTCGTACTCGGCGACCAAGTTCGGCGTCGTCGGTTTCACCGAATCGCTGCACGACGAACTCTCGACCACGGGTATCAAGGCGACCGCGATCTGTCCGGGTCTGGTGAACACCCCGATGGCCGACGACTACCGCGAGACCGTGGGCGCTGACGAGATGATCGCCCCGAGTGACATCGCCGAAGCCATCCGTATGACGATCAGGGTGTCGCGCAGTTGTGTGGTGCCCGAGATCGTGTTGCTGCGTCCGATCGAGTGGCGCCAGCCAGATGGCGCTTAGCTCGGCACGTACCCGACGGCCGGGTCCACGACGTTATGTAGCGGCTCGCCGCGCAGCCAGCGGGCGAGGTTGTCGGTGAACACCCTCATCATGTCGGCTTCGAAGCCGGCGTAGTCCCCCGATATGTGAGGGGAGACAAGCACATTGGGCATCGACCAGAGCGGCGACTCGGCCGGCAACGGCTCGACCTCGAACACATCGAGCGCCGCACCCGCGATCACCCCGCCGCGCAGCGCATCGACGAGATCCGACTCGACGACCGTCGGCCCGCGACCGACGTTGACCAGGAATCCGCGCGGCCCCAGCGCGTCGAGCACTGCGGCTCCGACCATTGCGGTGGTGGCCGCGGTCAGCGGTGCGGCCAGGACCAGCAGGTCCACCTCGCCGGCCACCGAGACCAACTCCGTACTGGCCCTGACCGCACCGAACGCAGGATCGGCACTCGCGGTACGGCCCACCAGGGTGACGTTCACGTCGAGGCGCATCAGCCGTTCCGCGATGGCCCGGCCGATCGACCCGGTGCCCACCACGGCCGCGCGGGTTCCAGCCAGCCGCCCCGAAGTCCGGTACTGCCACTGACGCTCGCGCTGCAGGCTCCAGCTGTCGC
This window encodes:
- a CDS encoding TetR family transcriptional regulator; its protein translation is MVVVANPAATGLRELKKQRTRATLIEVAIHLCIEQGYDNTTVEQIAAGAEIAPRTFSRYFSSKEAVIVAILGEVADDVAACYARQPTDITQYEALARAHLETFRSPQYGDPNSTAFERMRLLLTIVNSAPAIGLGPFMFRTDGFHDDAIDVAARRMGVPAGHPTIRLLFDTWAVVMGVACHGLGAPGGPPVEPEVLCSRIESVYGLFTRLWRPWPTPRQPPAGVAAE
- a CDS encoding citrate synthase, giving the protein MAATDETATLKYPGGELDLDVVHATEGSDGIALGSLLAKTGYTTFDQGFVNTASTKSAITYIDGDAGILRYRGYPIDQLAEKSTFIEVSYLLIYGELPTTEQLEKFTTQIQRHTLLHEDLKRFFDGFPRNAHPMPVLSSAVNALSAYYQDSLDPLDNEQVELSTIRLLAKMPTIAAYAYKKSVGQPFLYPDNSLTLVENFLRMTFGFPAEPYEVDPEIVRALDMLLILHADHEQNCSTSTVRLVGSSQANLFTSISGGINALWGPLHGGANQAVLEMLEKIRAGDDDVQTFVKKVKNREDGVKLMGFGHRVYKNYDPRARIVKEQADKILGKLGGDDELLDIAKQLEEIALTDDFFIERKLYPNVDYYTGVIYRAMGFPTRMFTVLFALGRLPGWIAHWREMHDEGSSKIGRPRQIYTGYTERDYAPIDGR
- a CDS encoding MFS transporter, producing MITTVGELSARRKTIILATCCLSLLIVSMDATIVNVAIPAIRSDLHASPSQLQWVIDIYTLVLASLLMLSGATGDRFGRRRVFQIGLAAFALGSLLCSLAPDIDTLIGARLIQGLGGSMMNPVALSIISQIFVGRVERARALGLWGAVVGISMALGPIVGGFLIQAISWRAVFWINLPICAAALILTAIFVPESKSATMRGIDPIGQLLAVLALFGAVFVLIEAPGMGWTNPRILAIAAAAALALLGFLRYESRRKDPFIDLRFFRSIPFSSATVTAVCAFAAWGAFLFMMSLYLQGERGYSAAHTGLIYLPIAIGALFFSPLSGRLVGRFGARPSLLVSGIMITAASVMLAFLTATTPVWAILAIFAVYGIGFGMVNAPITNAAVSGMPRDRAGAASAVTSTSRQVGVSIGVALCGSVAGSAMAVAGADFTAAARPLWWVSIGLGVVITVLAVVSTSGRARLSAQRLAPLIDADRIEPARVA
- a CDS encoding MarR family winged helix-turn-helix transcriptional regulator; protein product: MSRNPVADQVWRSMSSLVLDNKDGWRRAVVDRTGLPFSRIRILRRLASRPMTVKEVAEAATIDAPAATVAVNDLEARGLVVRQPHPDNRRCKLVSLTESGRDVIAVLDETDDPAPERLAALDDQDLQMLRTILARLIS
- a CDS encoding DUF2630 family protein — its product is MASDNETLARIHDLVAQERELRERLVNRQIDESEENTRLRAIEVELDQCWDLLRQRRALRETGGDPSGASVRPGDEVEGYLS
- a CDS encoding aspartate aminotransferase family protein → MSFSNIMDSNSYSADHPVDPATESLIAARDRMLGPAYRLFYQRPVHLVRGEGTRLYDADGACYLDAYNNVASVGHCHPHVVEAVNRQLSTLNTHTRYLHGGIVDYSQRLLDTMPEQIDQVMYACTGSEANDLALRVAEMHTGATGVIVTSDAYHGNTAAVTAISPSIGGATVLGQHVRAIPPPDSYRITSGELAARFTDDVVAAIADLTAAGVGFSALIVDTIFSSDGIYPDPSVLAPAVAAVHRAGGVFIADEVQPGFARTGEAMWGFLRHGVVPDLVTMGKPMGNGLPIAAMAARSDILDAFAREVPYFNTFGGNPVTVAAAAAVLDVIEDEKLMRNAGEVGTQLRTELARLGAEHPRIGDVRGTGLYVGVEVIAETGAPDRAGARALVNAMRERRVLISVCGRDGNVLKIRPPLVFSSSDVDWFCTEFAAVLSAPF
- a CDS encoding APC family permease; this encodes MSDIIDPPATASTDTVQRLKPNAVGLIGVLFMAVATAAPITAMVGNVPIAVGFGNGVYAPAGYFVATIVLTLFAIGYAAMSKHITATGAFYGYISHGLGRIVGLGAGFLTAMAYMVFEASLIGIFAFFGNDTFNSLFHVNIPWIVFAIAMLAINALLTYFDINVAARVLGVFLITEIVMLSLMALSVLFTGGGPQGWSWGSLNPLNAFQNLSGAVAGTDGSMITVAGSAGIGLFFAFWSWVGFESSAMYGEESKNPKKIIPIAVISSVIGIGVFYVIISWLAIVGTGPQNAVALAQDSTTAGDIFFGPVGAHLGTWAVDLFKILLMTGSFACGMAFHNCAARYIYAIGRENVVPGMRKTIGATHPSHGSPHIAGFVQTGFATVVVLFFALTGRDPYTGLYGLMALLGTTAIMLVQALAAFAVIAYFHVSKNHPETANWFRTFLAPLLGGLGMLYVIYLLAKNASFAAGTAASDWVFAAIPYVVVVVGIGGILLAVVLKYKSPQRYSELGRTVLEEAHER
- a CDS encoding phosphotransferase enzyme family protein, with protein sequence MPGLPPTHELFARAALAAYGRNSETPLRLLSLSENATYLVDDDKPIVLRVHRPGYHSLEAIRSELAWMQALRTETPVATPEVIEARDGADVVVAEVDGAALHVDAVTFVAGCTAEEDPEAVGFDELGRLTAVMHEHARNWTLPGDFTRFRWDLETILGPQARWGNWRLAPGLTDADRALIQRAADQITAKLTDFGCAPDRFGLVHADLRLANLMVDPTDAAGGITVIDFDDCGWSWYLADLGAAVSFIEDTPAGERIIAEWLTGYFEAGSFSADHLALIPSFVMMRRIMLTAWIASHHDADAAIGVGEQFAPDTAQLAHRYLEDRTWLQDAIFGSRV
- the fabG gene encoding 3-oxoacyl-ACP reductase FabG: MFDLQSTAVLVTGGSKGIGRGIAAVFATAGANVAIAARSAAELDTAVADLATLGTGKVIGVQADVTDPVACAGLAAQVLDAFGGIDVVCANAGIFPEAPLTTMTPAQLAEVLDVNVKGNVFTVQACLDALIASGRGRVILTSSITGPITGFPGWSHYGASKAAQLGFMRTAAIELAPHGITVNAVLPGNIFTEGLADMGEEYIAGMTRAIPAGALGKPEDIGHLAAFLATVEAGYITGQAIAVDGGQVLPESPDAVRL
- a CDS encoding GntR family transcriptional regulator, yielding MEESEGGPIAEDVRRRILSMLAQGTLRPGSRLGTEREMADRFEVSRSTLRSALLPLSRAGVLERRTGRNGGTFVRADVVERNAAELAGLPARLRSGGHTSATRVLSTDRRPPTPAEAAALEIGDHREVFAIRRLRYADGVPLSVDFSCFVADHVVDLLEQPLGGSLYELFAVRYGLVPATSSETIEVVSASPREAQWLGVAHRRPLVAITRVTRDAADRPFEYAYDLFRADRVRLTATTSTVTARERRGTDGRVERSVSSA
- a CDS encoding FKBP-type peptidyl-prolyl cis-trans isomerase; the encoded protein is MTTKPAIEFPDGPAPTELVIKDLVVGDGDEATPGAVVDVHYVGVEYDTGEEFDSSWNRGESISFPLRGLIQGWQDGIPGMKVGGRRQLTIPPEQAYGPAGSGHQLSGKTLIFVIDLLATR